In Mycobacterium sp. 050128, one genomic interval encodes:
- a CDS encoding DUF3060 domain-containing protein yields MESQDDPEKRIRDLERPLAETARASELGGAAQGQAYPPPPPGPVPPPSYGGAPPPPPMYGYSSPYGGSSPKSSGNRMWWIVGTIIVIGVLVLAGVIAAFAAHQLSTVRSIISSEVTTTPATTSPRTTRSPRPSTSATSPTRSSGPSTLPLPPQGAPLDVSGIDENKTIACNDNVVTVSGINNTIVITGHCASLSVSGMKNSVTVDSSDTIEASGMNNQVTFHSGAPKVSNSGVDNVVAQG; encoded by the coding sequence ATGGAATCGCAGGACGACCCGGAAAAGCGGATCCGGGACCTGGAGCGCCCGCTGGCTGAGACCGCGCGCGCTTCCGAATTGGGCGGCGCAGCGCAGGGCCAGGCCTACCCGCCACCGCCCCCGGGCCCGGTGCCACCGCCGTCCTACGGCGGGGCGCCGCCGCCACCACCCATGTATGGGTACAGCAGCCCCTACGGCGGGTCCTCGCCGAAATCCTCGGGCAATCGCATGTGGTGGATCGTCGGCACCATCATCGTCATCGGCGTGCTGGTGCTCGCGGGCGTCATCGCAGCCTTTGCCGCGCACCAGCTTTCCACTGTCCGGTCGATCATCTCGTCGGAGGTGACGACCACGCCGGCGACGACGTCACCCCGCACGACCCGCAGTCCCCGGCCGTCGACCAGCGCGACGAGCCCGACCCGCAGTTCGGGTCCCTCGACATTGCCGCTGCCGCCGCAGGGCGCGCCGCTCGACGTATCCGGCATCGACGAGAACAAGACGATCGCGTGCAACGACAACGTGGTTACGGTCAGCGGGATCAACAACACGATCGTGATCACCGGCCACTGTGCGAGCCTGTCGGTGTCCGGCATGAAGAACTCGGTCACCGTCGATTCCTCCGACACCATCGAAGCGTCCGGGATGAACAACCAGGTGACGTTCCACTCGGGCGCCCCGAAGGTCTCCAACTCCGGGGTCGACAACGTCGTCGCGCAGGGGTGA
- a CDS encoding NADP-dependent oxidoreductase, translated as MPDMPNRQILLRRRPTGLVAPDDTELITRPAPEPGDGEALVRTTYVGLDAAVRTWLNDQPGYLPPVQLGEVIRAAGIGEVVASRCDAYAVGDVITTLTGFQEYVIIRDDLFSTPIPGEDDQLAIMSVYGPTGATAYFGMTDIGKPKAGETVVVSAAAGATGSVAGQIAKIAGARVVGIAGGPEKCRAVVEDFGFDACIDYKNDDVPAALKQHCPKRVDVYFDNVGGPILDAVLGRLANNARVVLCGVISSYLTGEHPGPANYVNLLSKTALMQGFNALDQWGRFDEAFAALRQWEAEGRLNHRETIFEGIESCVDALNGLFTGANIGKTLVKISEPGSG; from the coding sequence GTGCCCGACATGCCGAATCGCCAGATCCTCCTTCGTCGTCGCCCGACCGGGCTGGTTGCGCCCGACGACACCGAGCTGATCACCCGGCCGGCACCCGAACCCGGCGACGGTGAGGCGCTGGTCCGAACCACCTACGTCGGGCTCGACGCGGCCGTCCGGACCTGGCTGAACGACCAGCCGGGCTACCTGCCGCCGGTGCAGCTCGGCGAGGTGATCCGGGCGGCCGGCATCGGCGAAGTCGTCGCGTCGCGGTGCGACGCCTACGCCGTCGGCGACGTGATCACCACGCTGACCGGGTTTCAGGAGTACGTGATCATTCGCGACGATCTGTTCAGCACGCCCATTCCCGGCGAGGACGATCAGCTCGCGATCATGTCGGTGTACGGCCCGACCGGGGCCACCGCCTACTTCGGCATGACCGACATCGGTAAGCCCAAGGCCGGTGAGACGGTGGTGGTCTCGGCGGCGGCGGGTGCCACCGGATCGGTGGCCGGGCAGATCGCCAAGATCGCCGGCGCCCGGGTGGTGGGCATCGCCGGCGGGCCGGAGAAGTGCCGCGCCGTGGTCGAGGACTTCGGCTTCGACGCCTGCATCGACTACAAAAACGACGACGTGCCCGCCGCGCTCAAGCAGCATTGCCCGAAACGCGTCGACGTCTATTTCGACAATGTCGGTGGACCGATCCTCGACGCGGTGCTCGGCCGGCTCGCCAACAACGCGCGCGTCGTGCTCTGCGGCGTCATCTCCAGCTACCTGACCGGGGAGCACCCGGGTCCCGCGAACTATGTGAACCTACTGTCGAAGACCGCGCTGATGCAGGGCTTCAACGCCCTCGACCAATGGGGCCGCTTCGACGAAGCCTTTGCCGCACTGCGTCAATGGGAGGCCGAAGGCCGACTCAACCACCGCGAGACCATCTTTGAGGGCATCGAGTCGTGCGTTGACGCCCTCAACGGGTTGTTCACCGGAGCCAACATCGGCAAGACGCTGGTCAAGATCAGCGAGCCGGGATCCGGCTAA